The Bacteroidota bacterium genome includes the window AAATGCTCACCTGGTCGCAGTTGGGATTACACAACAAACCAATGGGATTACTCAACTGTGCTGGATTTTATGCTCCGTTGTTAGAACTGGTTTCTCAAATGTACAGTACCGGATTTATTCAACAGCAACATTTAAATAGTATTCAAATTAGTTCTGATCCTATTGATTTACTTGAAAAATTAAGGACTTATCAAGCTCCCGAAAGTGGTAAATGGCTTACCAATGAATCAACCTAATAGTGCAGCTTTTGCATGCTAAAGTATAAACTCTGTTTTTAGCTTGTTTTGTTGAACCTTCAAACTTTTACTTGCTGAATATAATTTCTATATTTGATTCACCACAGGCAAGGTAAACCTTTATATACGAATTGCAGTATACAGCCTGTAAAGTATACAAGTTATTTGCGCAAAGAATTTAAGTTTAAATTATGAAGTATTTAAAATTACCGCTAGCTATACTCTCATTTATATTGATTTTTACAAGTGCCAAGGCAATTGACAAGGATTCAAAAATAAAAGCAGGACTAGTATTTAAATTTGCACATGCTATTGAATGGCAGAATCCACGTGAGCTGAGCGATTTTCGAATTGCACTTTTAGGTGCACATCCTGATTTAGTAACTGAGTTAAAACGAATAACTAACCGCAAGAAGGAGGGTAAATTTTTCATTCGAATCATTACTTATGCTTCTATTGCAGAGGTTGGACCATGCGAAATTTTATACGTTGATTTTGCAAAATTTCCCGCATTTAATTTATCAGCATTAAAAAGCAAAGGATTGCTTATTTCTGACAATAACCTTTACATGGATAAAACCATGCTTGCATTTATACAAGTTGATCGTAAACTTAGTTTTGAAATTAACAAAAGCAATATTCAGAATGGAGGATTGAAGCTTACTAGTGGCTTTGTAGGTTTAGCAAAAAAAACAATTCGTATGAATGAAGAGTCCTCTGATTTGGAATTTTCAGACAATACTGCTCCTACTTCTTCTGCTGAAAATACTACCTCAACACCTATTGAAAGCCAAGTAACAACTACTGCTGTTCCTACTGAATCCAAAGCCGTTAAAAAGACAGAGGATAAAAAATCCCAAAAAACAAAATCAAAGGTAACAACTGAAGACCCAGAATTTATTAGAAAGCAGGAAGAAATAAAACAAAAGGAACGCGAGATTGATTTGAAAATGAATGAGGTAGTTAGTAAAAAACAAAGACTCGATCAACAATTACAATCAGAAACCTTATCGACCGACGAAAAAATAAAATTAGCTGAAGATCGTATCAATTTGAGTAAGCAAGAATTTGGATTGCGCGATAGTGTGGTCTCAACCAAGAAAAAGGAATACGAAAATTTGCAACAAGAGCTGAGTAAACTCAACGGAAAGTACATTACTGTAATTAAAGAATTGAATTTACAGAAGGTATTAAACATTATGATTGTGGCCATGATTGGCTTTATTATAATCGCCTTGTTTGTGGTGTATCGCAATTATAGAAGTAAGTTGGCGGCAAATGTGTTGCTTGAGTCTCAGAAGCAAGAAATAACCCAACAAAAGAAAATTATTGAAGAAAAGAATCATGAAGTGCTCGATAGTATTAACTACTCGAAACGTATTCAATCGGCAATTTTGCCCGATATGCATGAGATAGAGAAAAACTTAAGCGACTTTTTTATTTTGTATAAACCAAAAGATATTGTGAGTGGTGATTTTTACTATTATAACAAAAGTAACAATGATATATTTTTAGCTGCCGCTGATTGCACAGGACACGGAGTACCGGGTGCTTTTATGAGTTTGGTAGGAGTGAAGGAATCGCGCATTGCAAATGCCCAGTTTAATTCGCCAGGAAAAATTTTAAAGGCTTTGAATAATGGAGTAAAAGAAACGCTTCGTCAAACCGCTGAAGATGCTACCGGTGATGGAATTGATATTGGACTTATTCGATTATCTAACACACAAGTTGCATACGCCGGTGCCAACAGACCTTTGTGGATTATTAAGAAAAATTCCTTCAACTTAATCGAAATAAAAGCTACTAAATCGGCAATAGCCGGATATACAAAAGCCAATCAAGAGTTTGAAGAACATTTGATTGATTTGGAAAAAGGCGATTGTTTGTATTTGTTTTCGGATGGTTATGCAGATCAGTTTGGCGGAGAGTTTCATAAAAAACTTACAACCAAACGTTTTAAAGATTATTTGATTTCTATAAAAAATCATACAATGAAAGATCAGCGTAAGGAGTTAGAAAATTTTATTGAGAAATGGCGTGGCATCGATGAGCAAGTCGACGATATTCTTGTAATTGGTATTCGAATATAAATAGTATCCATAAGGAATAAATCAAGAAAAATGAAAATTCAAAACTCATTTACTAGACTTTTGCAGCTGGAGTTTCCGATGATTATGGCACCCATGTTTTTGGTGAGTAATTATGAGATGGTAGAAGCAGCCATGCAAAATGGAATAATGGGAACTTTTCCGAGTTTGAATTTCAGAAAGGAAGGAGAGCTGGAACAATTGATTCAGCGATTACATGCAGCAAAACAAACTCAAAACCTAAAGGGTAATTTCGGGATAAATTTAATAGTTCAAAAATCAAATCCACTTTATGCAAAGCATCTTGAAATTTGTGTTGCCAATAAAGTACCATTTTATATTACTTCGCTTGGCAATCCTAAGGAAGTAATCGATAAAGCACATCAATACGGAGCAAAGGTTTTTTGCGATGTTACCAATATTGTGCATGCCCAAAAATGCGCAGACTCGGGATGTGATGGTTTTATAGCAGTTGGACAAGCAGCTGGTGGACATGCAGGACCTAATTCATTGCAAGTATTAGTTCCATCGCTGCACCATCACTTTCCCAACATGCCTGTAATAGCAGCCGGAGGAATTGCTAGTGGTGAAGGAATTGTATCGGTATTGGCACTTGGTGCTGCAGGTGTTTCTGTTGGAACTCGTTTTATTGCTAGCATAGAATCAAAAGTGAATCAAGCCTATAAGGATGCAATTGTTAGTTCCCACATGGATGATATTGTGTTTACTACTAAAATTTCGGGCACACCCTGTACTATAATTAATACACCTTACGCAAAAAAAATAGGCTACAAGCAAAACTGGTTGGAGCGTTTGTTATCGAATAACAAAACCACCAAAAAATATTTTAAAATGTTGGTTCAGATAAGAGGAATGCAAAAGCTAGAACGTTCAGTAAAACCTGCCGGTTACGATACTTTGTGGTGTGCCGGACAATCGGTTGAGCTTATCGACGATATTCAATCTTGCAGTCAAATAATTACGCGCATGAGGACAGAAACAGCTGAAGCTTTTAAAAATTTACAACAAACTTTACAAGCTTGATTATTTTTCCCAAAATAGGGTGCTTCTTACTACGTAATTTGGATTTTCAAAAATATTAAGCACCGAAGCCGATAAGCGGTTTAAACTGGTTTTCAAAATATAATCATCGGCTCCTGCTCGAATACTTTCTACAATAAAATTTTCTGCAACAGCACCAGTAATATTTACAAAGGGAATAGCAATTTTGTTTTGCTTTAAAATATTAAGTGCTTCCAGTGAATTAAATTGGGGCAAGGTAAAATCTGACAAAATTAAATCGGGAGTAAATTTTTCGAGTGCGTATATAAAATCAATTCGGGTTTGAACTATATAGCTGCTAAATTCAATAGAGGCACGTCTTAGCTCACGCTGTATTAGTTCCACATCGTGAGGAGAATCTTCAATGAACAGTATTTTAATTGGCTTGTCCATTTTGTATAAAGTTAAAACGCATTATAGTTTTAACGTTTGATTTACCGTTAACCAATAATTTCCAACCTCCATAACCACCTTGCTGAATTTATCTGATTCTACAGGTTTTACAACATAGCTGTTGACCCCTAATTTAGTACATTTTTTAATATCCTCCAATTGTCTGGAACTAGTATATACTACTACCGGAATCATTAATGTACGTTTATCACCTTTAATAATCTTTAAAACATCGAACCCATTCACTTTAGGCATTTTTAAATCCAACATAATAACACTGGGCGTGTTTTCAATTTGCCTGTGCGAGTAGGCACCGGTCGCAAATAAAAAATCAAGTGCTTCAACTCCGTCTTTTACATGATAGGCTTTAGAAGGAACTTGCGCTTTTTTTAGTGCTCTCATGGTTAATTCAGCGTCAGTGTCGTTGTCTTCAACCACTAAAATCTGTACGTCTTTCATGTTTATCTAGCTATGTGTTCTCTGATCTAAATTGAATAACGAAGTTAAAAAACAAAATGGTATTTGACTTTAAATTCAATTTATTTTTGAGAATATGTTAATTGCTTCCTATAACGCAGCAATTAAATTTAGGATTTAGTAAATCGGTGAAATGTTGTTTTAATCGGATTAAGGTAATTATTTAGGAAACTTCAACTACTTTGGCAAAGAGAAATAAAAAGTGGAACCCTTATCAACTTTGGATTCGGCCCAAACTTTACCATCGTTTTTTTGAATTATACGTTGAACAATGGCTAATCCTACTCCTGTTCCTTCAAATTCGCCCCCGTGTAAACGTTGAAATACACCAAACAATTTATCGTAATACTGCATATTAAAGCCAACTCCATTATCTTTTATAAAATAGATCAACTCCTTTTTTTCCACTTTACACCCAATCGTTATTTTTATTTTGTTTCTGTTAGATGCATACTTAATACTATTCGAAATAAGATTAAACCAAACTTGTTTAATAGTAGCAGAATCAACTAAAGCAACAGACAATTCTTCTAAATCGATTTCAAATTTTGAAGCAGGTAAAGACGCAGTTAATTCGGTAATTATTTTTTGAACAATTTCGTTCATGTTTACTTCTACCTTAATTACTTCCTGTTTACTAAGGCGGCTAAAATGTAACAAGTCATCAATTAATTGACCCATTTTTTTAGCATTACTCATAATTACTTCCATTAATCTTTTGGCTTCACTATCAAGTAAATCGGTATAATCTTCTTTAAGGATTTGTGTAAATCCATCAATTGCTCTTAATGGCGCTCGCAAATCATGTGAAATGGTATAACTAAATGCCTCTAGTTCGCGGTTGCTTAACTCTAGTTGTGCAATGTTTAATTCTAAATCAACATTTAATTTATTGATAGTTTCTTCTCGTTTTTTTCGCTCAGTTATATCTCTGTTTACTGCAAGGTATCCAATGGCATTACCTTCATTGTCGCGGTTTACCGATAGAGAAGAAAGAATCGGCACAAAGCTTCCGTCCTTTCTTTTTTGCAGTACTTCACCACTCCAGGATCCTTTGTATTTTAAATCAAGTAAAAAGTTTCGCTTAGTGCTATTTATAAACTCGGTCAATAATACATCTTCTGCAACCCTACCAATTATTTCTTCTGGCGGAAATCCATATATTTTTTCTGCTGCTTTATTGTAACTATTTATTACCCAATTTAAATCAGAAGCTATGATTGCATCCGTAGCATTGTTGATCATGTAGGTAGATTGAATAATTTTTTCCTCAGCATTTTTCATTTGTGTAAGGTCATCAACTGTACCTACATAGCCGATTATTTTATTATTGTTCAGCATTTCGGCCGCTTTTGCTTTACACCACACCACAGTGCCATCGGGCCTTTTAAAACGATGAATACTTTCGTATGCCTTTTTATGAGAAATTGAATCTTCCCACTCTTTACTTACTCTTGAAGTATCTTCAGGATGTATTGCACGTACCCAACCATCACCCAAGAGCTGTGCAGCAGGCAATCCGGTAATGGTTTGATAAGCAATATTTGTATAAGTACAATATCCTTCAGGATTGGTTACAAAAACGCCCAATGGAGATGCATCATTCATCGCTCTGAATTTTGCTTCACTGTTTCGCAAGGCTTCTTCCTGGAATTTTCGGTCCATGATATCGGTATGTGAACCTGCAAAACGGTAAGCTTTTCCTTTGTTGTCGCGCAAAACAGCGCCTCTAGCTAGCACCCAATGATAATAGCCTTTTTTATGTAATAGTTGCAATTCTATTTCATAATTTTTCGTATTTCCGTTGATGTAATCATTCACAATTGCAAATACCTGTTTTACAGAATCCGGATGAAGCAGCTTTGTAAAAGTATCAAGGTGATTTTGCAATTCATGTTCCTGATAACCCAACATACTTTTCCAACGTGCCGAAAAATAAACATGGTTGCTAATTAAATTCCAATCCCATAAACCATCGTTGGCTCCTTGAACAGCAATCTCATACCTTTCTCTACTCTGCTTTAATTCAAATTCAGTATTTTTTTGTTCGCTGATATCTAATATCACACCATTCCAAAGTATACTACCGCTTTCTGATTTTTCGGGTTTCGCAATCGATTTTAACCAACGAACTTTTCCGGATGGCAATTGAAACATGCTTTCAAACTCTATTGGTTTCATGGTTTTAGCAGATTCGAATAAAGTGCTAAAAAACCGTGAAATATCATCTTGGTTTAGTAATTTCCACACAACCTTTGCATCTTCCATTATCGCTTGTGGCTCTAACTCAAAAATTTCACGGCTTCCTTCGCTTACGTATACAAACTTTCGATCCGATTCAGATTTTAGTTCATACTGGAAAATTACACCGGGAACATTTTTCGCCAAGTGAGTTAATTGTGTTTGTGCATCGCGAACGAGTTTTTCAGCTTTAAGTTGTTCACTTATATCGCGGGCTACACCAAGATAGCCTGTTACAAAATTGTTAGCATCTTTCAACACCGAAATTGAAAGCAAAACTGGAATACGTGTACCTGATTTACTGATATATTCGGTTTCAATAATTGTTGGATGATCTAATTTTTCTTTAGGAAGTAGTGCATTGTAGCCCATTCCTTCTGAGGTAATATTCTCAAAAGTTAAGCGCCAAGGTTCAAAAAACAGTTCAGGACCGTGGCGGTTAATAATTTCTCCGGCTGTATAGCCAAGCATTTCTTCCGAACCTTTATTGTATTCTATTATTTTTCCATCTTTATCCGTCGCAATAATTGAATACTCGGTACCATTTAATATGGCAGATTGTAGGATGTTCGTTTTTTGCAACTCAGTTTCTGCATGTCGACGTTCGGTTATATCTGTTGAAACAGCACACACAGCATATATTTGATTCGATGCATCATAGAGAGGAAATTTAGAGGTAATGCTCGTATGCATTTCGTCATCCACCGGAAAATCTAATTCAAATTCTTTGATTTGTGCCGATTTTAATACTTCTACATCGTGTTGATAGATTTTTTCTGCAACATCCTTTGGAAAAAAATCGAAAAGGCTTTTGCCTAAAATTTTATCGCTTGATGTATGAAATAGTTTTTCATACTGCCTGTTCACAAATAAAAATTTTCCTTCCTTATCACGTATAGCTATCAAAGAATTGGTATTGTCCAAGATAGATTGCAACTGGTCTTTCGTAGCTTGTAACTTATCTTCAATTTCTTTTTTCTTGGTAACATCTGTTGTGATGCCACAAATACCATACATCACATTGTTATTATCATACAAGGGAAATTTTAAAGTATGATAAAAAGTTGGGCCTTCATTTTCAAGGATCATTCCATCAAATTCAACAGCAGTATTTTTTTCAATGGTTTCTTTGTCGCTGGCATTGTACTTGGCGGCTGCCTCATAAGGATAAAAATCAAAGTCGGTATAGCCTAAAATGAATTGACTACTTAGCTTTACTTTTCTTTCGAAGGGTCGATTTACAAACAAAAATTTTCCTTCTAAATCTTTAATAAATACCAGCGAATTAGTATTGTCGAGTATTGCTTGTAATTGGTCTTTTGATTCTTGTACCGCAACCGAAATGCGTTCCTTTTCTTTTAAGTCGGTTATGAAATAATAAAATACAATACCAAGTATGCTAATAATGATGAGACAAAGCAAGGCAAATATTAAAATTGTGAAGTTGGCACTTTTAATTTGCATGTCGTTCGACTTGTACAAATAAAGGCGTTCCTTTTCTTCAAGGAGTTGAATCAATCTTCGAATTTTAGCTGTAAGAATTCGACCTTCTTCTGTTCGAATAAGATTTAGTGCCGCATCAATACCATAATCGTTGCGTACACCAATTACCTTGTTGCAATGATTGATTTTTTGTGTTAAGAAAGACTTTAGATCATTCAGTTCATTTTTATTTAGCCGGTTTTGATAAGTTAACGAAGCAAGAACATTTATTTTTAAATTAATAAGTTTGATGTTTGAATCGTAATAATACAAAAAGCTCTTTTTGCCGGAAATAGTATAACCTCGCTGGTCTGTTTCTATTTCTAAAACAGCGGCATAAATTTCTTCCAAATTTTTCAGAATAACATAGGATTCAAATTGCTTTTTACTATCCACTTTTAAGGTATTCATGTTGATAAAAGTGACGATGGTAAAGAATATCAAAAATGCAATCGCAATTGCAAATCCAACTAAAAGCTTACTATGTATAGTGTTTTTCACTTCTTAACTAGTTTATAACTCTAGGGCAATCTAATCGCATCTCTGGTATTGGCTTGGGCTGTGCAGGTAATTTCAATATCATTAATGGTAACATGAGCTTTTCGCGAAACTGCATACCAAACCGTATCAGCTATATCATCGGCGCTTAATGGCTGCAAACCAAGATAGGTTTTTTTTGCTCTTGTTTCATCTCCATGAAAGCGAACCAAACTAAATTCAGTTTCAACCATACCCGGCGAAATAGATGTAACACGAATTCCATGTGGTAACATATCAATGCGCATACTTTTTGTTAATCCAACCACTGCATGCTTGGTAGCGCAATACACATTTCCATTTGGATAAGCTTGAGTTCCGGCTATTGAACTGATGTTAACGATATGCCCTTTTTTATTAGCAATCATCCACGGAGCAACAATGCGGCTTACGTATAATAATCCCTTAATGTTGGTATCAATCATTTGCTCCCAATCATTTATTTCACCTTCCTGTATAGGTCCTAAACCCATTGCCAATCCCGCGTTATTTACTAAAATGTCAATTTTTTTCCAGTTCTCATCTAAGCTAGTTATGGCAGCAGCAACTTCTTCCTGATTTCTGATATCGAAGCTTAAACACTTCACTTCAATACCGTATTTTTTTGTCAAGGCTTCTTTTAATTCATCAAGTCGATTCGTTCTTCGTCCGGTTAAAATTAAGTGTATGTTGTTCGCTGCAAAGAGCTCGGCGGTGGCTCTTCCAATTCCAGCGGTTGCTCCTGTTATTAATGCTCTTGTCATGTTTGAAAATTCTTTAAAATAAGCGGTTTTTTTATTAAGATTTAAATTAAATGGTGTTGGCTTTTTTCTTAAATTCTATTCGCAGAAAAAAATAAAATACTGTCAATAGCTATTTAATAAGTGGTTGTTTATTTAACTTACTGTTGTTGTAACTATATCCAAAATAAATAAATAATCCTAGTATAAGCCAAATAGCAAAGCCAATCCAGTTTTCGAGTTCAATTTCTGCCATCATGTATAAGCAGCTCACTAATCCAAGAACAGGAATTAAGGATAGATTTTTTTTATAACTCCAAATAACAAGCAGAAAGGAAATAAAAATAAAAATCCACATGGGAATATTTCTGAAAAATACCATCCATCCCGAAGCATACTTTTGATCATCCGGTATATTTGCCGTTCTTAAAAGT containing:
- a CDS encoding SDR family NAD(P)-dependent oxidoreductase — translated: MTRALITGATAGIGRATAELFAANNIHLILTGRRTNRLDELKEALTKKYGIEVKCLSFDIRNQEEVAAAITSLDENWKKIDILVNNAGLAMGLGPIQEGEINDWEQMIDTNIKGLLYVSRIVAPWMIANKKGHIVNISSIAGTQAYPNGNVYCATKHAVVGLTKSMRIDMLPHGIRVTSISPGMVETEFSLVRFHGDETRAKKTYLGLQPLSADDIADTVWYAVSRKAHVTINDIEITCTAQANTRDAIRLP
- a CDS encoding response regulator, whose product is MKDVQILVVEDNDTDAELTMRALKKAQVPSKAYHVKDGVEALDFLFATGAYSHRQIENTPSVIMLDLKMPKVNGFDVLKIIKGDKRTLMIPVVVYTSSRQLEDIKKCTKLGVNSYVVKPVESDKFSKVVMEVGNYWLTVNQTLKL
- a CDS encoding DUF4154 domain-containing protein, translated to MKYLKLPLAILSFILIFTSAKAIDKDSKIKAGLVFKFAHAIEWQNPRELSDFRIALLGAHPDLVTELKRITNRKKEGKFFIRIITYASIAEVGPCEILYVDFAKFPAFNLSALKSKGLLISDNNLYMDKTMLAFIQVDRKLSFEINKSNIQNGGLKLTSGFVGLAKKTIRMNEESSDLEFSDNTAPTSSAENTTSTPIESQVTTTAVPTESKAVKKTEDKKSQKTKSKVTTEDPEFIRKQEEIKQKEREIDLKMNEVVSKKQRLDQQLQSETLSTDEKIKLAEDRINLSKQEFGLRDSVVSTKKKEYENLQQELSKLNGKYITVIKELNLQKVLNIMIVAMIGFIIIALFVVYRNYRSKLAANVLLESQKQEITQQKKIIEEKNHEVLDSINYSKRIQSAILPDMHEIEKNLSDFFILYKPKDIVSGDFYYYNKSNNDIFLAAADCTGHGVPGAFMSLVGVKESRIANAQFNSPGKILKALNNGVKETLRQTAEDATGDGIDIGLIRLSNTQVAYAGANRPLWIIKKNSFNLIEIKATKSAIAGYTKANQEFEEHLIDLEKGDCLYLFSDGYADQFGGEFHKKLTTKRFKDYLISIKNHTMKDQRKELENFIEKWRGIDEQVDDILVIGIRI
- a CDS encoding response regulator gives rise to the protein MDKPIKILFIEDSPHDVELIQRELRRASIEFSSYIVQTRIDFIYALEKFTPDLILSDFTLPQFNSLEALNILKQNKIAIPFVNITGAVAENFIVESIRAGADDYILKTSLNRLSASVLNIFENPNYVVRSTLFWEK
- a CDS encoding nitronate monooxygenase yields the protein MKIQNSFTRLLQLEFPMIMAPMFLVSNYEMVEAAMQNGIMGTFPSLNFRKEGELEQLIQRLHAAKQTQNLKGNFGINLIVQKSNPLYAKHLEICVANKVPFYITSLGNPKEVIDKAHQYGAKVFCDVTNIVHAQKCADSGCDGFIAVGQAAGGHAGPNSLQVLVPSLHHHFPNMPVIAAGGIASGEGIVSVLALGAAGVSVGTRFIASIESKVNQAYKDAIVSSHMDDIVFTTKISGTPCTIINTPYAKKIGYKQNWLERLLSNNKTTKKYFKMLVQIRGMQKLERSVKPAGYDTLWCAGQSVELIDDIQSCSQIITRMRTETAEAFKNLQQTLQA
- a CDS encoding PAS domain S-box protein; protein product: MKNTIHSKLLVGFAIAIAFLIFFTIVTFINMNTLKVDSKKQFESYVILKNLEEIYAAVLEIETDQRGYTISGKKSFLYYYDSNIKLINLKINVLASLTYQNRLNKNELNDLKSFLTQKINHCNKVIGVRNDYGIDAALNLIRTEEGRILTAKIRRLIQLLEEKERLYLYKSNDMQIKSANFTILIFALLCLIIISILGIVFYYFITDLKEKERISVAVQESKDQLQAILDNTNSLVFIKDLEGKFLFVNRPFERKVKLSSQFILGYTDFDFYPYEAAAKYNASDKETIEKNTAVEFDGMILENEGPTFYHTLKFPLYDNNNVMYGICGITTDVTKKKEIEDKLQATKDQLQSILDNTNSLIAIRDKEGKFLFVNRQYEKLFHTSSDKILGKSLFDFFPKDVAEKIYQHDVEVLKSAQIKEFELDFPVDDEMHTSITSKFPLYDASNQIYAVCAVSTDITERRHAETELQKTNILQSAILNGTEYSIIATDKDGKIIEYNKGSEEMLGYTAGEIINRHGPELFFEPWRLTFENITSEGMGYNALLPKEKLDHPTIIETEYISKSGTRIPVLLSISVLKDANNFVTGYLGVARDISEQLKAEKLVRDAQTQLTHLAKNVPGVIFQYELKSESDRKFVYVSEGSREIFELEPQAIMEDAKVVWKLLNQDDISRFFSTLFESAKTMKPIEFESMFQLPSGKVRWLKSIAKPEKSESGSILWNGVILDISEQKNTEFELKQSRERYEIAVQGANDGLWDWNLISNHVYFSARWKSMLGYQEHELQNHLDTFTKLLHPDSVKQVFAIVNDYINGNTKNYEIELQLLHKKGYYHWVLARGAVLRDNKGKAYRFAGSHTDIMDRKFQEEALRNSEAKFRAMNDASPLGVFVTNPEGYCTYTNIAYQTITGLPAAQLLGDGWVRAIHPEDTSRVSKEWEDSISHKKAYESIHRFKRPDGTVVWCKAKAAEMLNNNKIIGYVGTVDDLTQMKNAEEKIIQSTYMINNATDAIIASDLNWVINSYNKAAEKIYGFPPEEIIGRVAEDVLLTEFINSTKRNFLLDLKYKGSWSGEVLQKRKDGSFVPILSSLSVNRDNEGNAIGYLAVNRDITERKKREETINKLNVDLELNIAQLELSNRELEAFSYTISHDLRAPLRAIDGFTQILKEDYTDLLDSEAKRLMEVIMSNAKKMGQLIDDLLHFSRLSKQEVIKVEVNMNEIVQKIITELTASLPASKFEIDLEELSVALVDSATIKQVWFNLISNSIKYASNRNKIKITIGCKVEKKELIYFIKDNGVGFNMQYYDKLFGVFQRLHGGEFEGTGVGLAIVQRIIQKNDGKVWAESKVDKGSTFYFSLPK